In Pseudomonas sp. HR96, the DNA window GCTGCGCCAGGAAAACCGCCTGCTGCGCCAGAACATCGCCAGCCTGGAGCAGCGCAACCAGGTGGACTCGCTGACCGGCCTGGGCAACGCCCGCTACCTGCGCCAGAAGCTTTCCGACAGCCTGCGTCAGATCCAGGCCCGCGGCGGCGCCTTGTGCTACCTGTTGATCGGCCTGCAACAGTCGGCGGCGCTGCAGCGCGAATACGGCAGCGACTTCTACGACGAACTGCTGCAGGGGGTCGCCCGTCGACTGCAACAGATGGTGCGCCCGCTGGACATCCTCGCGCGCCTGGACGACCAGCATTTCGTGCTCCTGACCCTGCCGGCCGACTTGCAGGAATGCGCGCCGAGCAGCTTCAAGAGGCTGCATGAAGGCCTCAACACCAAGGGCTTCATGACCAGCGCCGGCATGCTCGAAATCGCCGCCGGCATCAGCCTGGTGGGCCTGGACAGCCGCAGTCTGCCGGTCGACCCGCAGTCGCTGTTCGACGAGGCCGCCGCGCTGCTCGACTATTCCTACACGTCCGGCCTGGTCACCGCCAAGCGCCTGCCGTCCAAGCTCTGATGGCCGGTAGCTGGCATGTCCTCGGTGCCGGCAGCCTCGGCACGCTGTGGGCCTGCCGGCTGTGGCGCGCCGGGCTGGATGTGCGGCTCATTCTGCGTGACGACCAGCGGCTGGCCGCCTACCGCGCCGCGGGCGGCCTTACCCTGCAAGCCGCGCCGTTGACCGAGCAATCGCCAGTGCCGGGCGAAACGGCGGCCCAGGGCGCGCCGATCCAACGCCTGATCGTCGCCTGCAAGGCCTATGATGCACGCCAGGCCGTCGCCGCGCTGGCCCATCGGCTGGCCCCCGGCGCCGAGGTGATCCTGCTGCAGAACGGCCTGGGCAGCGCCGACGAAGTGGCCGCCGTACTGCCCGGGGTACGCTGCATCCATGCCTCCAGCACCGAAGGCGCGTACCGGCCGCAGCCCTGGCACGCGGTGTTCGCCGGGCATGGCTTCACCTGGCTCGGGGACCCGGCCGACCCGACCCCACCGGCTTGGCTGGCCGACCTGGACCAGGCGGGCATCCCACAGCAATGGACCGCCGACATCCTCTCGCGCCTGTGGCGCAAGCTGGCCCTGAACTGCGCCATCAATCCCCTGACGGTGCTGCACGACTGTCGCAACGGCGAGCTGGCGCAGCACCCCTGCGAGGTCGCCAGCCTGTGTGACGAACTCGCGCAACTGCTCGAACGCTGCGGACAACCTGCTGCCGCCGCCGACCTGCACGCCGAAGTACTGCGGGTGATCCACGCCACGGCGCAGAACTTCTCCTCCATGCATCAGGACGTGGCGCTGGGCCGGCGCACAGAGATCAGCTACCTGCTCGGCTACGCCTGCGCCGCCGCCACCCGTCACCGCCTGGCGCTGCCCCACCTGCAACAGCTGCAACGGCGCCTGATCGGCGCCCTGCAAGCCCGTGGCCTGCCTTGCGACTGAAGCGACCGGTTGGCGGGCTATTGCTTTGGTACACTGCAACGCATCATCCCCATTGGATACCGTGATGCCCCTGCGCCAGCGTCTGGAAAACCTCCCCGTCGGGCAAAAATTGCTGGCCGCGCTGCTGGTGCTGCTGGCCACCGTGCTGCTGGTGGCCAATCTGACCTTCATCAGCGCGGCCTACTGGATCTCCCAGGAGAGCATGGCGCCCCAGGCCCTGCAGACCATCGGCCGGCTGCTCAACAACCCGTCGCTGACCCAGCAGGCCTTGCAGTCGCCGAGCAAGGCCCAGGCCCTGCTGGAAGAACTGCACAGTTATGCGCCCCTGCGCGCGGCGGCGGTGTACGACGCCAAAGGCGAGTTGCTGGCGCAGTTGCAGCATGGCGATCGGCTGAAGCTGCCCAACCACTTCGAACGCATCGACAACTGGCGCGAGAACGAATACCGCAGCACCCAGGTGGTGGTGCTGCACGACCCGCACGACAGCGGCACCGGCCACCTGCTGCTGGTGGCCAGCAGCGAATTGCCCGGCGCCTTCTACACCGGCACCCTGACCGCCAGCCTCGGCATCCTGGTGTTCAGCGTGCTGCTGTGGCTGGTGGTGGCCCGGCAGATCAAGCGCCTGATCACCCAGCCCATCTACCAGCTCGAGGAACTGTCGCGCCAGGTCACCCGCGAGGAGAACTACTCACTGCGCGCCGGCCCCGGCAATCACGACGAAATCGGCAGCCTGGCCGAGGCCTTCAATACCATGCTGTCGCGCATCGAGGCGCGCGAGCAGCAGCTCAAGCGCGCCCGTGACGACTCCGACGCCGCCTATGCCCAGGCCCAGGGCCTGGCCGAGGAGACCCGCCACACCAATCGCAAGCTGGAGTTGGAAGTGCAGGTGCGCAGCAAGATCGAGAAAAAGCTCACCGGGTTCCAGAACTACCTCAACAGCATCATCGACTCCATGCCGTCGGCGCTGATCGCCCTCGATGAACAGCTGTATGTCACCCAGTGGAACCAGGAAGCCAGCGCCCTTTCCGGCACGCCGCTGGATGAGGCGCTGAACCAGCCGATCTTCCTCGCCTTCGCGCCGCTCAAGCCATTCCTGCCGCAGCTCAAGAGCACGGTCGAGCAACACACCGTGGCCAAGATCGAGCGGGTCACCTGGGTCAAGGACGACACCGCCAGCCACTACGCACTGACGTTCTACCCGTTGATGGGCGGTGCCGGGCGCGGCGTGGTGATCCGGATCGACGACATCACCCAGCGCCTGTCGCTGGAAGAAATGATGGTGCAGTCCGAGAAGATGCTCTCGGTGGGAGGCCTGGCCGCCGGCATGGCCCACGAGATCAACAACCCGCTGGGCGCCATCCTGCACAACGTGCAGAACATTCGCCGGCGGCTCTCTGCCGACCTTCCGAAGAACGTCGACTACGCCGCCGAAGTCGGCATCGACCTGCAGACGGTCAACCGCTACCTCAGCGGCCGGGAAATCCCGCAATTGCTCGAGGGCATCCAGCACGCCGGAGGCCGCGCGGCCAAGATCGTCACCCACATGCTCAGCTTCAGCCGCCGCAGCAAGCGCGAGATGGCGCCGTGCGACCTGCCGGCGTTGATCGACCAGGCAGTGGAAATCGCCGGCAACGACTTCGACCTGGCGATCGGCTTCGACTTCAAGGGCCAGGCCATCGTGCGCCAGTTCGACCCGGCGCTGGGTCCGGTGCCCGGCACCGCCAACGAACTGGAGCAGGTGCTGCTCAACCTGCTGAAGAACGCCGCCCAGGCCATTCACCAGCGCCCCGAGGGCAGTGAACCTGGGCGCATCACCCTGCGTACCCGGCTCAATCCGCCATGGGCAGAAATCCAGGTAGAAGACAACGGCATCGGCATGTCGGAGAACGTGCGCAAACGCACCTTCGAGCCGTTCTTCACCACCAAGGAAATCGGCCAGGGCACCGGCCTTGGCCTGTCGGTGTCGTACTTCATCATCACCAACAACCATAAGGGGCAGATGGAGGTGCAGTCGGCGGTCGGCCAAGGCACCTGCTTCACCCTGCGCCTGCCGCTGGTGGGCGCTGTGGCTGGCTACCCTGTGACCCACCTGGAGACATGAACATGGGCTTTCGCCTGTCGAAGATTTACACCCGCACTGGCGACAAGGGCGAAACCGGCCTGGGCGACGGCCGTCGCGTGCCCAAGGACCACCCCCGGGTAGAGGCCATCGGCGAGGTCGACAGCCTCAACAGCCAGCTCGGGCTGTTGCTTGCCGGCCTGGCCGGACAGGCGCCGATGGCGGAACTGGTCGAGATTCTGGCGCCCTGCCAGCACCGCCTGTTCGACCTGGGAGGCGAGTTGGCGATGCCGGCGTACCAGGCGCTCACCGCTGCCGAGGTCGAACGGCTGGAAGCCGCCATCGACCACTGGAACGAAGAACTCGGCCCGCTGGAAAATTTCATCCTGCCCGGTGGCTCCGCGCTGATCGCCCAGGCCCACGTCTGCCGCGCCCTGGCGCGCACCGCAGAACGCCGCTGTCAGCAGCTCAATGCCGTCGAGCCGTTGGGCGAGATCAGCCTGGCGTACATCAATCGGCTGTCGGACCTGCTGTTTGTAGCGGCGCGAATCATCGCCCGCCGAGAAGGCGTCGCCGAGGTGTTGTGGCAGGCGGCGCAGAAGGGATGAGGCAGGGTTGAAACCGGCCTGACGGCCTCGCGAGGCCCAGGGCCGATCGTTTGATCGGCCCTGGGCTTTAGTGACCTAAGGCACTTCCCCAGGCCAGAACGCGCGGATCCCGGCCACACCTTGGGCGCCGATCTCCCACGCCCGCTCGCGTTCGGCACGGCCGACGCCGCCCAACACATACACCGGGTGCTTGAACCCGGCGATCAACTCAGCTGCCGTCTCCCAGCCCAGTGGCGCTGCCTCTGGATGGGTCAGCGTGGCCTGCACCGGCGACAGGGTGACGAAATCCACTCCCATCTGCTCGGCCAGGGCCAGCTCCTCGGCGTCATGGCATGACGCCGCGAGCCAGCGCTCGCGAGGGAATGGCCGGCCCTTGCTGGCATACTTGC includes these proteins:
- a CDS encoding ATP-binding protein; translated protein: MPLRQRLENLPVGQKLLAALLVLLATVLLVANLTFISAAYWISQESMAPQALQTIGRLLNNPSLTQQALQSPSKAQALLEELHSYAPLRAAAVYDAKGELLAQLQHGDRLKLPNHFERIDNWRENEYRSTQVVVLHDPHDSGTGHLLLVASSELPGAFYTGTLTASLGILVFSVLLWLVVARQIKRLITQPIYQLEELSRQVTREENYSLRAGPGNHDEIGSLAEAFNTMLSRIEAREQQLKRARDDSDAAYAQAQGLAEETRHTNRKLELEVQVRSKIEKKLTGFQNYLNSIIDSMPSALIALDEQLYVTQWNQEASALSGTPLDEALNQPIFLAFAPLKPFLPQLKSTVEQHTVAKIERVTWVKDDTASHYALTFYPLMGGAGRGVVIRIDDITQRLSLEEMMVQSEKMLSVGGLAAGMAHEINNPLGAILHNVQNIRRRLSADLPKNVDYAAEVGIDLQTVNRYLSGREIPQLLEGIQHAGGRAAKIVTHMLSFSRRSKREMAPCDLPALIDQAVEIAGNDFDLAIGFDFKGQAIVRQFDPALGPVPGTANELEQVLLNLLKNAAQAIHQRPEGSEPGRITLRTRLNPPWAEIQVEDNGIGMSENVRKRTFEPFFTTKEIGQGTGLGLSVSYFIITNNHKGQMEVQSAVGQGTCFTLRLPLVGAVAGYPVTHLET
- a CDS encoding GGDEF domain-containing protein is translated as MPNPILSILLVTDDLDSAAITTGELRQAGYQDIRLAQPEGALGLLENQPASLLLVSGEEGLQLASQVRQLDEMGDHYTYILLIDQRPAAYLLDENADNGIDDVIHPGHVRDHLLPRVAAADRLTTNLQRLRQENRLLRQNIASLEQRNQVDSLTGLGNARYLRQKLSDSLRQIQARGGALCYLLIGLQQSAALQREYGSDFYDELLQGVARRLQQMVRPLDILARLDDQHFVLLTLPADLQECAPSSFKRLHEGLNTKGFMTSAGMLEIAAGISLVGLDSRSLPVDPQSLFDEAAALLDYSYTSGLVTAKRLPSKL
- a CDS encoding putative 2-dehydropantoate 2-reductase; translation: MAGSWHVLGAGSLGTLWACRLWRAGLDVRLILRDDQRLAAYRAAGGLTLQAAPLTEQSPVPGETAAQGAPIQRLIVACKAYDARQAVAALAHRLAPGAEVILLQNGLGSADEVAAVLPGVRCIHASSTEGAYRPQPWHAVFAGHGFTWLGDPADPTPPAWLADLDQAGIPQQWTADILSRLWRKLALNCAINPLTVLHDCRNGELAQHPCEVASLCDELAQLLERCGQPAAAADLHAEVLRVIHATAQNFSSMHQDVALGRRTEISYLLGYACAAATRHRLALPHLQQLQRRLIGALQARGLPCD
- a CDS encoding cob(I)yrinic acid a,c-diamide adenosyltransferase, which codes for MGFRLSKIYTRTGDKGETGLGDGRRVPKDHPRVEAIGEVDSLNSQLGLLLAGLAGQAPMAELVEILAPCQHRLFDLGGELAMPAYQALTAAEVERLEAAIDHWNEELGPLENFILPGGSALIAQAHVCRALARTAERRCQQLNAVEPLGEISLAYINRLSDLLFVAARIIARREGVAEVLWQAAQKG